aatttatacatggtatgtttgtatgtatgattggttctttaaattggggttttttagattatttttaatattagatttgtttacattgtctttttattgttgttagctgcggagaggggcggcatacaaatctgattaataataataataataataacaacaacaacaataataataatattaagaaCATGGaattaagaaccatttttcttTTAGAAGACAAGATTttaatatctctctctccctccctctctcccttcccccctctctttctctcatacaGGAAGAGCCAAGGCTTGATGTCCTGATCAACAATGCTGGGATATTCCAGTGTCCTTATATGAAGACAGAGGATGATTTTGAGATGCAGTTTGGCGTCAATCACTTAGGTCACTTTTTGCTCACAAATCTTCTCCTTGGCCTTCTAAAAAGTTCTGCTCCCAGCAGGATTGTAGTGGTGTCCTCCAAGCTTTACAAATATGGAGAGATCAACTTTGATGACTTAAATAGTGAACTAAGTTATAACAAAAGCTTTGCGTATAGTCGAAGTAAACTAGCCAACATATTGTTTACCGGGGAGTTAGCCCGACGTATACAAAACACAGGTGTCACTGTGAATGTATTACATCCTGGTATGGTCAGAACAAATCTGGGTAGGTATATACACATTCCTTTATTAGCCAAGCCTCTTTTCAATTTGGTATCTTGGGCATTCTTCAAGTCTCCATCAGAAGGCGCACTGACCATTGTTTATCTGTCCACTTCTCCTGAAGTAGAAGGTGTATCTGGGAAATATTTTGGAGACTGCAAAGAGGAACAGTTGTTGCCCAAGGCCACAGATGACTTGGTGGCAAGAAAATTGTGGGATATCAGTGAAGTGATGGTGGGGTTATTAAAATAACCTAGAAGATACACTTTATTGAAACAGTGCTATCTTTGATTCTTCCGTTATTTTCCTTGCACTTTATCACCTTGGTTTTTGAGACACTGATTTTGGGATTCAGAGCAGTCTCTGTTGATTCTTGATTCTTTCCaccgtttaaaaaaaataacaatttccATAGAAAGAAAACATATTTAATGAAAAGAGTTAGCttacaataaaaatgttaatatatttcaagagagagagatatctatatctatatatacatatataaaactcTTCAGTGAAAATGGGGAGAGAAGGTAAAATGGCTATTTTCAAATTGTGTGCTCAGAGTTCAGTGCTTGGTACCTGAATTAGCTGTGCATGGTGCTATATTTGAAATGTGTTGCAGCAATGTTctattaaagaaaagaaaaacaaacaaactgagaGACCTATTTTTTGTGTCTCATTCAGTGCGGCCTACATTTCTGCCTTTAAGTAGGGAGCCTTGTCAAAAACTGTAAAGAGAAAATCTGGCTTGTGATACTCCGTGCCGGCCTTTCTGCTCTGCCACGAAAGCCTTCTAGTGCTCTAGGGTTGCCCTGTGGTTAATCATCTACGTAGAATCTGTATATGCACACCATTTCTACTTGTATTTGTCTCCCTGGATCTTATTCTGAAGCCTGCCCGAATCTgatcctctagaccagtgtttcccaacttcggCAACTTGAGAtatttggactacaactcccagaattccccagccagcgaatgctggctggggaattctgggaattgaagtccagatatcgccaagttcccaaggttggcaAATACTGCTCTAGATAGAACTTCTAAAGCCATTACAAGTAATATTAGTGGGGAAAATGGACACCTTTGGCACATTTGCTTAGTGGAACAGTTGAGATGGTTTCGTTTGTTGTGATCTTTGCTTTTGCCACCAATATGTACTCTCCATATAGTTTTAAATTCTTCTGGATTCACTCTTTTAATAAGAAAGGCCGTTCAAAGTTGTTGAGGGCGGTTGCTCGTCTGAAAGATATTACTGCtgtcttctctccttttttttccctttttgctgAGGATTTATTTAGTGCATTTCTTATAAATCCTGGGTTGCCCCATTTTTTCCTTTTCGGGAATATAACCAGTTTGGTCTGCCTGCATTATTTCAGAAGTACAGTTTCTCAAGCATTCAGCTCGTACTGTGGATGCcattctctccttatctaaaaTGCCAGAATCTAGAAGCAGTCTGGGGCAGAACCCATTGGTATGTTCTTGAAGTTGAGttaagccaggggtaggcaaagttggctcttctatgacatgtggacttcaacttccataattctttagctagcaagattggctcaggaattctgggagttgaagtccactagtcatagaagagccaactttacctacccctgggtTAAGCTATGCTTGAAGCTTCTAAGAAATAGTCTGAGTTCAAATTCACCCAGCTGTCCTACCTATACTTTCTAAGATCAGAATGTTTATCCAAAATCAGTGAGTCATAAGATGGCCAGTTGCTTTCTCTTGACAAGTTATTAATTTATATAAGTAACTTTTACTAAAatctatggcaggggtgtcaaactggcggcccgcAGGCCAAATGCATCACGCCAGGCCATTTCCCCAGCTCTGTGAATGGGGGAAACATCGCAAAATGTCACCTAAcatggtgagtttgacacctatgGTCTAAGGAAATCACTTTCCTTTTATCTTTTAATTCCCTTAGTTTTCTCTATATACttgtatttcctttaaaaaataggATATCTATCACTTGGGTCTAGTATTTTCAGGATAATTTTGAGTAATATGCAGTAGTAAAATATGAATGGAACTTTGGCATGAAGCTAGAAATTAGAATTTAGCCCAAATGCATTTAATTACCAAATGCATAAATAATTCTGCAGAAGCTACTTTTCATAAACCACAAAGAACGCCACCTAATGCATAACTGTAAAAGTGGGCTCTAtttggaggaagcggccatggacTGTGGTTAAAACTGGCCAATCTCCAGTAAGCACTGCTGCAGTGGAACCGTTTGCATCCCAAAGATTTAAGGCTCAAAAGGCAAGGTGCTGGGTACAAGTGATTTATCATAGTACGTGACCTTTCTTCACCAGTCTTTGAAATGATAATTTGCTTTCTGTATGAAAAATTTTTAGAGGAGAAGAGatgaaatacacacacatacatttgcaCATACACAATCTACACATGACTCTCTGTATGAGCACACTATCCAAAAGACAGTTAAACTAGTATTGATTTGCATCAGTTAATCTCTGCCATGCAGAGTGGTTAATATTTCACATAATTCGTTATTGCTTTAATTCATACAATGTACATTTCATAAATACTGAAATAAAGTATACCAACATGACAGCATCGTGTTTCCTCATTTAAATGAGAAGCTGTGTACCTTTTCCAGTCGGCAGCCATGTGTctgagagacggggacagaacgCTTAcagtaaaaaatattttatgagaAAGGATGATCTTGGGGATATTTCATACAAAATACAAATGCTGTAATAAATAAAGACTGCTgagtagtttctttttaaaagctaTCAGGATTTTTGGAATATCTAatttgagaggggaaaaaacccttgaacaAAGATAAAGgttttgtatatatttgtgtgcatTTACAGATGTGGGTTGGGACAGGGGGAGAGGAAATTGATCTTAGACCAAAAGATGACTCAGAAGAAACAAAGTGGAAGACATCTTAGCAGTGATgctgaactttttttccctcaccgaaagagcatgtgcacttgcatataaatccaataaatctaattgcgcatgtgcgagtgcccacgcccataattcaatgcccggggagggggaaaacaactttcccccaccccctggaggccagaaatggcccgtttcccaacttctgtgggcccagtaggctcatattttacCCTCCCaaggtccaaaggcttccctggagccgaagaagggtaaaaacaccctcccccttccccccggaggttctctggaagccaaaaatgccctcccagagcctctgtgcaagctaaaagtcagctggccggcacacatgcacgttggaactgagctagggcaatggctcacgtgccagcagatgtgcCTCCATGTGCCACCACtgtcttagaccagtgatggggaaTCTATGTCTCTGCGTGCTATtgtcctagcttagctccagcatTCATAtgcacactagccagctgattttcagcttgtgtggaggctctgggaggacattttaggTTTCCAGAGGGTCTGGGTGGGCGGcggaagcctccggagcctggggaaggtgaaaagtgGGTAATTTCTGGCCTCTGCGGAacgggaggccgtttttgccctgcccaggcattgaattatggttgtgggcatttATGTGCGTGACTGAGTGTGCACGTGCTTTTTGCCCCTGAgtgaaaaaggttcgccatctttGTCTTAAAGGCACAGAGCTCTCTGGTTTGGCCTCTGCCTATTTCCTTCAGATCCgtcatgtagacttgagggttaGGAAAAGATGAGTCCTCCCAAACAAAAATGTGGAAGTGTGTAGTGGTGAAAGATGTTAAATTGGATGCAGGATACAAGCATGTAAAACACCCATCCATACCAAATAACAGGATTCCTTCCTGTCCTTATCAATGGAGGTTTGATAGCTTAAGAAGCGGAAGGGTGGGGGGAGCATTTATGGTGTTCCACGATCAAATTCAAAATGGCTATGGAAGCATAGCAACTTGCCAGCATCTGAGGAGATTACCGTTTATAACTGCATTATCCTCAAGTATGTCCCAGAACAgcatatattgtttttcttttatatcaAGCGAAGAAAAGTGCTTCCAATTTGGAAGAACTAAGAAAGTCTGTCCCTTTAAGGTAGTTGCTGTGAGGGGCATAAAGGGAGCACAGCTCCAATGTGAATGGAGGAAGAAAAGTTCGGATTCTCTCTGCCACAGAATTCAGTGCAACAGAGGGAGgcaggaaaaggggagggggctttTTCTGCCTGTCAACCATTCCTGAACCTtagcagagggagggaaggatagaCAGGAAAATTGCCCTACACATTTTCCTTCCATTCGCAACAAGGAGTGGCTTGGAGGGGAAGGACCAGGTGAAGCGCCCCTTGAcgggagtgatgtcaagttggccatgcctgctcagtcacatgaccccacaccaagccatgcccatagaaccagtgggggggggaattgaatttcaccactgatttCAGTTGTATGTTTTCCCATATTAATCTGAGATAACAGCTTACTTTTGTAGAACTTTAGAACTGGAAGAGGCTTCATAAGCCTTTCAGCGCATTCACTGATCAGGGCAAaattacaacatttatttatttatacaatttcaGTGGGGCCTGATTCCTTGATGAATCTGATGATGTATTGACAAGAAGTTTGTAATACATAAAAGAGAGCCTGGTTGGCTGGATGAACAATTCAACCAATTGCAAACCAAATATAATTAAAGAGCTTTGCAAACCCACCCCCACATGACCTGTGAGAATAACAAGGTGTTTATTGAGTTCATGAAGGTCATAAGGGTGGGAGCTACACAAGTCTCTTacattggttctcaacctttctaatgctgcgaccccttaatacagttcctcatgttgtggtgaccccaaccataagtctagcaccaattctcccaacagagctttaagctgattggcaggaagatcagaataAATGTCTGTTTGatctgattgtaaaaatatgttccaaggtgccagaatagaagctttagttcccaacactatgggaaattttgtcttttcccatggtcttaggcgacccctgtaaaatggttgtttggcccccaaaggggtcccaggttgagaacctctGTCTTAGGGGAATATTCCAGAGAGGAGGTGCTGCAACAGAATAGGACAATAAACCTGTTTAATTGATGGGGACCCCAAGCACACACAGCCTTCTTGATTGTATAAACAATTGGAAATAAACAGTCCCTTATACACAGTAGTCAGGATCTGTATCACGAAGGGCTTTAAACACGAAATCAGAAGCTTGAATTGCATCCTGGTAAGTGGCTAATTAGTTTCCATGTCACCACCCCTGGTGAATGAGAGCCTCACACTTCTCTAGTAATTAGTTCCATTGTTTTCTATTCGGAAGTGCTTTTTGTCTTGTGTCCCAACCACTGCAAGAGGCAGAGGAAACAGGTTACTTTAAAATGCTATTATATgtgtgtacacaaacacacattggcCATAGCTACACACTTAGGGATCTGAGTTGGTAAGTTCCTATAGCCTCTAGGCCAGTagtggtgaacctatagcacgggtgccacagctggcacacagagccatatctgagagcatgcgaggcattgctctatgtcagctgattttcagcctcctttttggccattttcattctcctcacccttcaggaaagcttcctgaaacctgggatggcgaaaaatggcccaatgggcctaactGAAGTTCATTtacgaacttctggttggcctgtttGGGCGTTTTTCACTTTCcagacaattgagcccaaaatctttgttgctaagtgaaacatttaagtgaattttgctccattttacgtcCTTTcttactgtagttgttaaattagtaacaaatgttaagtgaatttggttttTCCATTGACtgtgcttgccagaaggtcacaaaagaggatcatgttataaatatgagttagttcccaagcgtctgaattttgatcatggggatgctacaaccgttgtaagtatgaaaaacagtcataagtcacttttttcagtgctgtaactttgaacggtcactaagtgaagtgttgtaagtcaagggctacttgtACCTATGgtttagatttcccccccccccaaaggtaaTACTTTTGCATTTGGCATTTTCATCCTATGTCACAGACATGTGAAGTAAGGTTTGTTCAAagcatttgtatttatttctgggTTGACAGATTATACCACCAATGAGTTAAATCCCATTGAATTCTGGAATTTATTTCTTAAGATGCAGACTGTGTTCATCTCGCCACATCTGGCATTCGGAATAGATTTGTGTAGATTTGCTAGAACTCCAAAAGGATTCATTACATTTTACCTCAGgccaggtgggttctaacttacctcgccaccgGTTTGCTTCTTCCCACATATGCAgttgcgcagtgccaaaaaatcccccccaaaactgaaaacaagatggcgatgcatgcgtagtgccggaaactcggcttctgcacatgctcagaataagatatttttttaatacaaaaaaatgcaaaaattcaaaacacaattttaaaagcaattaaaattaaaaaaagatggcagcacccaaggACTGGCATCGACTgaaccggttctgtgatgtcattgtgacatcaccagcgggtcactgttgttttgggcgaactggtccgaaccgggaggaacccgcCTCAGGCCCCGATACCCACCTATATGGATTATTTCAGAATTATGTTTTTATTTGAGGAAGAGTAGTTTACTCCCGTGTTGCAGTTTATAACAGGGAATATATTCTGTGTGCTTCTCAAAAGGTAACTGGCTTTTTTCAAATACAAAACTTCATACCATAAAGAGGCAATGCTTTTTTTGCAGAGAATAGTTTTGGCAGCTTAAAAGAGTGAGATGTAACAGAGTGAGAAGAGATATTATAATTGGCAGCCAGACAAAaataaagtcttttttaaaatgcCGCTTACACCTGAAAGGCCTCATGTTTTGAATGATACCCTCCCGGTGCAATTTGAAGCAGTTCTGAACATTTGAGGGGCGAAGAGAAAGAATGTTTAGTTGTTTCTGTATGTTATGTATCTTTCATTCATCAAGCGGTACTATGGGGATACTTGTTGAAGCAGCAACATTTCCTTCTAAGAATTAGATTTAAAAACAGGCTGTCGGGAAATGAGTTGATTTCCAGTTGAGCTACCTTaattcttttctacttaaggTGATGGAAAAAATTAAATTCCAAAAGTATTTCAAATAAATGCAAATCAGCTTCTTTGCCATTCTTTgcttttcatgttgctttttttCCATGCCGGTCTTATATGTATTCGTCACCTGGCAAAACAGCTTAAGCAATCTAGACAGCAGGGTATTATTTTTGAGAATGGAGCTGTTGTTTGCTGTAGGGGAAAATGGCCTTATTCCACCCGGTCTCACAGCAACCACCAGCACCTTCAGGTCTGCTGTGACTGGCCAAAGATCTAAGAACTTCTCTGAATATTAAACAGTGTTCAAATATCCTAAGCAGAACCCAGAAAAAGAAGCAAACTTTGCTCTGTAAGTGGCCATCCCACAGAAGGCAAGTGTTGAGGTTATTTTTCTAGGTTCAGCAAATTGTCTTACTCCATttcaaaataatgtattttaagaTATCAACTTTAAGCAAAACATGACCAGGGTGATGCAGACCaaaagctggaaaaaaaatcaaagatattTGCCACATTGGCCATCTACATGCTTATGAGATCTCAAGACTGGTCCAAGCCACTCTGGGTAGACAAAGATTTGAACTGAATCTCTCCAAAAACAGTATcacattctgattttttttgagcCAGTGTCTTTATCTGGTGCCCTTAAGACTAGTTGTGAAGATCTGGGATAATATCCCTGGCTAAAAATTGTATTCATCAGCTATCAAACTGATAGTCCCAACCAAGCTCCTAATAAAAAGTCTTTTCAGATATGTATACATGGATTGCTGCCGTAGTTGTAATGTAAGATCTGATGTGGTTCTTTCTTGTAActtaatactgtatttttctgactTTAGAATGAGGGAGGATTCTATTATTTTTCCAGCTGGTTGAGATTCTAAGCGCAAGAGTACTTAGAATTAGGGATGCTGATTAAAAATTaatcagtgattttttttaaaaaaaaaacgtaTTTAGCATTAAATAACATGGAACATATTTATCTCAGGCATAATAGCATGAACTACATAGACTCCTCCAAAAGAACTTCGTGAACCAGTCTTCTCTGTCTGATGAACTCCAGATGACGGCTATAGTTTCCACCATCTCATATTAGCCACTTGTTGGGCATAAAATGCTAACCAACCAGCATGGATTGGCATCAAATTGGAGCAGATCACATCCAAACCCTTCTGTCTACCTCCCATCCTTTCAAAAAGTAGCATCATCGAGACATACTGCTCAAACATCTTGTTTAAAAGCAAGTTATTTTGGGGCTACAGGAATGCCCGCTGttgaggaatcattgagtttcTTGGCAAGGAGTGTTTACTTCTTGCTTTGCATCAGGGTTTCTTCGGAATCCAGGAGTGTGAAGCTTTGGCTTTTATTGAGCCAATTAATGTCAAACCCAACTCTGCCATCTGGAGTTGAGACCTTTCAGCAAATTGGAACAGCTTGCGTGTTCCCTGGAACGAGTGAGCAAGCTGACTGGTTTATGCAAAGCATattgtttgttttaaaagtttgcaGTGAGGCATTGCTACTTATTTGCCCATGTGCTTAATGGATGGCTCTGCTTTTTATCGATGTGTTGTAGCGTTGTTTTGAATCTACTGATCTTTGGtcatgatttgatttggtttctgAGAAAGCTCTTTAAAGTTACTTGTGTAAAAAAAAATGGGTTGGGTTGCTCAGTTTttttgtgttggttttttttaatttttgctgttttttctttcttttgcatttCTCCTGATTCACTTTCTCCTTTCTTGAAAGTAAAAATTCAGACTTGAAGAAATTTGATTTTCCTACTATCCATTTCTATGCATCAAATCCAGGCTAGTAGCTTGATGTATTCTGTATGTCTCAttcaaattaattttattatcaaAGTATCTCTACATATGTTGCATCTGTAATggaatttttgttaatttttaagaTAATAGCATGAAAATTGCTATGAATAAACTTAGGATGGCAAATTATT
This genomic window from Erythrolamprus reginae isolate rEryReg1 chromosome 1, rEryReg1.hap1, whole genome shotgun sequence contains:
- the RDH14 gene encoding retinol dehydrogenase 14; translated protein: MAAAGIILAAALGGGLLFIARCFSSAARRAALKKMPAGGPMEGKTAIITGANSGLGRATAAELLRQGARVIMACRDCGRAEEAARELRAEVGLCSRGGGECRGELVVHELDLASLRSVRSFCQQVLQEEPRLDVLINNAGIFQCPYMKTEDDFEMQFGVNHLGHFLLTNLLLGLLKSSAPSRIVVVSSKLYKYGEINFDDLNSELSYNKSFAYSRSKLANILFTGELARRIQNTGVTVNVLHPGMVRTNLGRYIHIPLLAKPLFNLVSWAFFKSPSEGALTIVYLSTSPEVEGVSGKYFGDCKEEQLLPKATDDLVARKLWDISEVMVGLLK